Proteins co-encoded in one Ensifer sp. PDNC004 genomic window:
- a CDS encoding alpha/beta hydrolase: MATTLIIPGLFGSNSGHWQRHWLNDNPHAVLVEQDDWDRPRLDLWRDRLEHEIFRHGTVDLVAHSLGCLLVANLVRRPLARQVRSALLVAPCDLGPTDRLHPGAIDFGSMPDLPLPFSSLVVGSLNDPYMPFDRLRHFSTRWGSRLIDLGHAGHINIASGYGRWSHGYDLLRVLNGISRRETARGQPGEFSERLPLPNGVA; encoded by the coding sequence ATGGCAACAACGCTCATCATTCCTGGGTTGTTCGGATCAAACAGCGGCCATTGGCAGCGCCATTGGCTGAATGACAATCCGCACGCCGTCCTCGTCGAACAGGACGACTGGGACCGACCAAGGCTCGATCTCTGGCGCGACAGGCTCGAACACGAGATCTTCCGGCATGGTACCGTCGATCTGGTGGCCCACAGCCTCGGTTGCCTTCTGGTCGCCAATCTGGTGCGGCGTCCGCTCGCCCGGCAAGTGCGCAGCGCCTTGCTCGTCGCACCGTGCGATCTCGGTCCAACCGATCGGCTTCATCCGGGCGCCATCGACTTCGGGTCGATGCCGGATCTGCCGTTGCCTTTTTCGAGCCTTGTCGTCGGGAGCCTGAACGACCCCTATATGCCCTTCGACCGCCTGCGCCATTTTTCGACCCGCTGGGGCAGTCGCCTCATCGATCTCGGCCATGCCGGGCATATCAACATCGCCAGTGGCTATGGCCGCTGGTCGCATGGTTATGACCTGCTGAGGGTGTTGAACGGCATTTCGCGCCGGGAGACTGCACGTGGCCAGCCGGGGGAGTTTTCGGAGCGGTTGCCCTTGCCAAACGGCGTGGCCTGA
- a CDS encoding alpha/beta hydrolase — MSHRILPTIAFALATSVVAFAAQAAEIKNVVIVHGAFADGSGWRQASEILGRRGFNVTVVQEPLTSLAADIEATNRILDLQDGPTLLVGHSYGGMVITEAGHHSKVEGLVYVAAFQPDKGENLAMLAGSNPASAMSVRETTDGKYLYLDPKAFPADFAADLPAAEAAFAAKSQVLAAKEVFAAKVGDPAWRTKKSWSIVATDDRAINPDLERSMAKRAGSEVTEIKASHSVFASQPEKVAGIIEAAAREAGK; from the coding sequence ATGAGCCACCGCATCCTCCCGACCATCGCGTTTGCCTTGGCGACAAGCGTCGTCGCCTTCGCAGCGCAAGCAGCCGAGATCAAGAACGTCGTCATCGTTCACGGCGCATTCGCCGACGGTTCCGGCTGGCGACAGGCCTCCGAAATCCTCGGGCGCCGCGGCTTCAATGTGACCGTTGTCCAGGAGCCGCTGACGTCGCTCGCAGCCGACATCGAGGCGACGAACCGCATCCTCGATCTGCAGGACGGCCCGACCCTGCTCGTCGGCCACAGCTATGGCGGCATGGTCATCACCGAGGCCGGACATCATAGCAAGGTCGAAGGGCTGGTGTACGTCGCCGCCTTTCAGCCCGACAAGGGCGAAAACCTTGCAATGCTCGCCGGATCGAACCCTGCTTCCGCCATGAGCGTGCGGGAAACCACCGACGGCAAGTATCTCTATCTCGACCCAAAGGCGTTTCCGGCCGACTTCGCCGCCGATTTGCCTGCGGCGGAGGCGGCCTTTGCGGCGAAATCGCAGGTCCTTGCCGCCAAGGAGGTCTTTGCCGCCAAGGTCGGCGACCCCGCCTGGCGCACCAAGAAAAGCTGGTCGATCGTCGCGACCGATGACCGTGCCATCAACCCGGACCTGGAGAGAAGCATGGCCAAGCGCGCCGGCAGTGAGGTGACCGAAATCAAGGCGAGCCACTCTGTCTTTGCCTCGCAACCGGAGAAGGTTGCGGGCATCATCGAGGCCGCAGCCAGGGAGGCCGGCAAGTAG
- the cysT gene encoding sulfate ABC transporter permease subunit CysT encodes MTERRNGNRWRFRQPSVLPGFGLSLGITLSWLVLIVLIPLSGLVFRASGLGWSKFFELALDPRTLNALKISFGTAFIAAVINLVFGVILAWVLVRYRFPGKRVIDAMVDLPFALPTAVAGIALTTLYAPNGWIGQFLEPLGLKIAFTPAGIVIALIFVGLPFVVRTVQPIMEEIDKEVEEAAATLGASRFQTISRVLLPGLLPAGLTGFALAFARGVGEYGSVIFIAGNLPYVSEIAPLLIVIRLEEFNYAAATAIAAVMLAISFAMLLLINSIQAWSRRRYVYVA; translated from the coding sequence GTGACGGAGCGACGCAATGGGAACCGGTGGCGATTTCGCCAGCCGAGTGTTTTGCCTGGATTTGGATTGTCGCTCGGGATCACGCTGAGCTGGCTGGTTCTGATCGTGTTGATCCCGTTGTCGGGCCTGGTGTTCCGCGCCAGCGGGCTCGGCTGGTCCAAGTTCTTCGAGCTGGCGCTCGATCCGCGCACGCTCAATGCCTTGAAGATCTCCTTCGGCACGGCCTTTATCGCTGCCGTTATCAATCTCGTCTTCGGTGTCATCCTCGCCTGGGTGCTGGTGCGTTATCGCTTTCCCGGCAAGCGGGTGATCGACGCCATGGTCGACCTGCCTTTTGCGCTGCCGACCGCGGTTGCCGGCATTGCGCTGACGACGCTCTATGCCCCGAACGGCTGGATCGGCCAGTTCCTGGAACCGCTTGGGCTGAAGATCGCCTTCACCCCCGCCGGCATCGTCATCGCGCTGATCTTCGTCGGCCTGCCCTTTGTCGTCAGGACCGTGCAGCCGATCATGGAAGAGATCGACAAGGAGGTGGAGGAAGCGGCAGCCACCCTTGGCGCCAGCCGCTTCCAGACGATCAGCCGGGTGCTTCTGCCGGGGTTGCTACCGGCCGGCCTCACCGGCTTTGCGCTGGCCTTTGCCCGTGGTGTCGGCGAATACGGCTCGGTGATCTTCATTGCCGGCAACCTGCCTTACGTCTCCGAGATCGCGCCCCTCCTGATCGTCATAAGGCTGGAAGAGTTCAATTATGCGGCTGCGACTGCGATTGCCGCTGTCATGCTGGCGATCTCGTTCGCCATGCTGCTCCTCATCAACTCGATCCAGGCCTGGAGCCGGCGGAGATATGTCTATGTCGCATGA
- a CDS encoding ABC transporter permease subunit: protein MSISAEGLPPIMPAARHVDEQREQSAERPPLPLVWISLATITALLFLWSLASSYTLVSPLFLPSPFAVYQALRSLAVIGFVDATLAEHVGASLLRIFGALAIALVVGIPAGLAIGASRIGKGILDPIVEFLRPLPPLAYLPLVIIWLGIGEASKIAVIALAMLPPVILSTATGVRSASADHVNAARSFGASRLQVLRHVIVPSALPSILTGTRIALGAGWSTLVAAELVAATRGLGFMIQSAAQFLVTDVVIAGIVVIAAVAFLFELAARLIERWLVPWATRR from the coding sequence ATGAGCATCTCGGCTGAAGGCCTGCCGCCGATCATGCCTGCGGCGCGCCACGTGGATGAGCAACGGGAACAGAGCGCCGAGCGACCGCCGTTGCCGCTTGTCTGGATTTCGCTCGCGACGATCACGGCTCTGCTTTTCCTCTGGAGCCTTGCCTCCAGCTATACCCTCGTCTCGCCACTGTTTCTGCCGTCACCGTTCGCCGTCTACCAGGCACTGCGGAGCCTTGCCGTCATCGGCTTTGTCGATGCGACGCTCGCTGAGCACGTCGGCGCCAGCCTGCTGCGGATCTTCGGGGCGCTTGCCATCGCTCTCGTCGTCGGCATTCCCGCCGGCCTTGCCATCGGAGCGAGCCGTATCGGCAAGGGCATCCTCGATCCAATCGTCGAGTTCCTGCGGCCGCTGCCGCCGCTTGCCTATCTGCCCCTGGTGATCATCTGGCTCGGCATCGGCGAGGCATCGAAGATCGCGGTGATTGCCCTGGCGATGCTACCGCCGGTCATCCTTTCGACGGCAACGGGCGTCCGCTCCGCATCGGCCGATCACGTCAACGCGGCGCGCTCCTTCGGCGCGTCGCGGCTGCAGGTCCTGCGCCACGTCATCGTGCCGAGCGCCCTACCCTCGATCCTCACGGGAACCCGCATCGCGCTCGGCGCCGGGTGGTCGACGCTGGTGGCGGCCGAACTTGTCGCCGCAACCCGCGGCCTCGGCTTCATGATCCAGTCCGCAGCCCAGTTCCTCGTGACCGACGTGGTTATCGCCGGCATCGTCGTCATCGCCGCCGTCGCCTTCCTGTTCGAACTGGCGGCACGCCTGATCGAACGCTGGCTGGTACCCTGGGCGACGCGGCGGTAA
- a CDS encoding sulfate/molybdate ABC transporter ATP-binding protein encodes MDVRVHNIRKEFGRFPALDDVSLNIRSGELIALLGPSGSGKTTLLRLVAGLESPTEGTIFFGDEDASQKTVQERNIGFVFQHYALFRHMTVLDNVAFGLKVRPANRRPPAAEIRKRALDLLDLVQLSGLDKRYPAQLSGGQRQRVALARAMAVEPNVLLLDEPFGALDAQVRKELRKWLRDIHDRTGHTTIFVTHDQDEALELADRVVVMSKGVIEQVGTPDEIYDHPVSPFVYGFIGQSNCLSVTLQNGEIWFEDRPIGLRAPSEADGPAKLHFRPHDIELIDGCGGCLAGLVAASRRVAGTRHLELDLGRNHPHVEIELSPERAAAGDHTRIAFRPTKWKLFREGRPETKVAPAGATEPQRQTADEAESMLAAQVSWAAP; translated from the coding sequence ATGGACGTGCGCGTTCACAACATCCGCAAGGAATTCGGCCGCTTCCCGGCGCTCGACGACGTCTCGCTTAATATCCGCTCCGGCGAGCTGATCGCGCTGCTCGGCCCCTCCGGCTCCGGCAAGACGACGCTGCTCAGGCTCGTCGCCGGTCTCGAAAGCCCGACCGAAGGCACGATCTTCTTCGGCGACGAGGATGCCTCGCAAAAGACCGTGCAGGAGCGCAACATCGGCTTCGTCTTCCAGCACTATGCCCTGTTCCGCCACATGACCGTGCTCGACAACGTCGCCTTCGGCCTGAAGGTGCGGCCCGCCAACCGCCGGCCGCCGGCCGCCGAGATCCGCAAGCGCGCCCTCGACCTGCTCGACCTCGTCCAGCTCTCCGGTCTCGACAAGCGCTATCCGGCGCAGCTGTCGGGCGGCCAGCGCCAGCGCGTGGCGCTTGCCCGCGCCATGGCGGTGGAACCCAACGTGCTTCTGCTCGACGAACCCTTTGGCGCGCTCGATGCGCAGGTGAGAAAAGAGCTACGCAAGTGGCTCAGGGACATCCATGACCGCACCGGCCACACCACCATCTTCGTCACCCACGACCAGGACGAGGCGCTGGAGCTGGCCGACCGCGTCGTCGTCATGAGCAAGGGCGTGATCGAACAGGTCGGCACGCCCGACGAGATCTACGACCATCCGGTCTCGCCGTTCGTCTACGGCTTCATCGGCCAGTCGAACTGCCTGTCGGTGACACTCCAGAACGGCGAGATCTGGTTCGAGGACCGGCCGATCGGCTTGCGCGCGCCGTCCGAAGCCGACGGCCCGGCAAAACTGCACTTCCGCCCGCACGACATCGAGCTGATCGACGGCTGTGGCGGCTGCCTTGCCGGTCTGGTTGCCGCCAGCCGCCGCGTTGCCGGCACCCGCCATCTCGAACTCGACCTTGGCCGCAACCATCCGCATGTCGAGATCGAACTCTCCCCCGAACGCGCCGCCGCCGGCGACCACACCCGCATCGCCTTCCGACCGACAAAGTGGAAGCTGTTCAGGGAAGGCCGACCGGAAACGAAGGTCGCACCCGCCGGCGCCACGGAACCCCAGCGCCAGACGGCAGACGAGGCGGAATCCATGCTCGCCGCGCAGGTCTCCTGGGCGGCCCCTTAA
- a CDS encoding taurine ABC transporter ATP-binding protein — translation MSVLSLENVTLRYGADAGRNTPVLASIDLSIGHDEFVVVIGRSGSGKTSLLNLAAGFVKPSGGRIRLDGAPVTGPGVERAVVFQDDALYPWLTALDNVAFPLRLRGLSRADRLERARTLLDQVGLSDAAERHVWELSGGMRQRVGIARALASSPKFLLMDEPLGALDALTRSRMQGFLLDIWQQNRVGALLITHSIEEALLLATRLIVLAPNPGRITSEIFTTFGRDHLAGTPLSEIRSSAAFRRLQDELTVLIHAEEEGIAA, via the coding sequence ATGTCCGTCCTCTCGCTTGAAAATGTCACATTGCGATATGGAGCCGATGCCGGCCGCAACACGCCGGTGCTTGCGTCGATCGATCTGTCGATCGGCCACGACGAATTCGTCGTCGTCATCGGACGCTCCGGTTCCGGCAAGACCAGCCTTCTCAATCTGGCGGCGGGCTTCGTGAAACCGAGCGGCGGGCGTATTCGGCTCGATGGCGCGCCGGTCACCGGCCCCGGCGTAGAGCGCGCCGTCGTGTTTCAGGACGATGCCCTTTATCCGTGGCTGACGGCCCTCGACAATGTCGCCTTTCCCCTGCGCCTGCGCGGTTTGTCCAGGGCGGATCGGCTCGAGCGGGCGCGAACTCTTCTCGACCAGGTGGGGCTCAGCGATGCAGCCGAGCGGCATGTCTGGGAACTGTCGGGCGGCATGCGACAGCGTGTCGGCATTGCCCGCGCGCTCGCCTCCAGCCCGAAGTTCCTGTTGATGGACGAGCCGCTTGGCGCGCTCGACGCCCTGACCCGAAGCCGCATGCAGGGCTTTCTTCTCGACATCTGGCAACAGAACCGCGTCGGCGCCCTCCTCATCACCCACAGCATCGAGGAGGCACTGCTGCTCGCAACGCGCCTCATCGTGCTTGCCCCCAACCCCGGCCGGATCACCAGCGAAATCTTCACGACCTTCGGCCGTGATCACCTCGCCGGGACGCCGCTTTCGGAAATCCGCAGTTCGGCCGCTTTTCGCCGCCTGCAGGACGAATTGACCGTGCTCATCCATGCCGAAGAAGAAGGAATTGCCGCATGA
- the cysW gene encoding sulfate ABC transporter permease subunit CysW, giving the protein MSHDLTAAGLTASPGLSPASGPKPALPELAAATSESRFARLTLTIAALAFVALFLLLPLAAVFTEALRKGVTEFVLALGDAETFSAIRLTLIVAAIAVPLNLVFGVAAAWAIAKFEFKGKAFLTTLIDLPFSVSPVISGLVFVLLFGSHSLLGPWLQSHGIQILFAVPGLVLATVFVTFPFVARELIPLMQEQGSSDEEAALSLGASGWQTFWHVTLPNIKWGLLYGVLLCNARAMGEFGAVSVVSGHIRGETNTMPLQVEILYNEYNFVAAFAVAALLALLALITLILKTALEIRYSAEIAASRRH; this is encoded by the coding sequence ATGTCGCATGATCTGACCGCAGCCGGCCTCACCGCCAGTCCCGGTCTCAGTCCGGCCTCCGGTCCGAAGCCGGCGCTGCCGGAACTGGCCGCCGCCACCTCCGAAAGCCGCTTTGCCCGGCTGACGCTGACGATCGCAGCCCTTGCCTTCGTCGCGCTGTTTCTGCTTCTGCCGCTCGCCGCCGTCTTTACCGAAGCGCTGCGCAAGGGCGTGACCGAATTCGTGCTGGCGCTCGGCGATGCCGAGACGTTTTCCGCCATCCGCCTGACGCTGATCGTTGCCGCCATCGCCGTGCCGCTCAACCTCGTCTTCGGCGTGGCCGCCGCCTGGGCGATCGCCAAGTTCGAGTTCAAGGGCAAGGCGTTCCTGACGACGCTGATCGACCTGCCGTTCTCGGTCTCGCCGGTGATCTCCGGCCTCGTCTTCGTGCTTCTGTTCGGCTCGCACAGCCTGCTTGGCCCCTGGCTGCAGAGCCACGGCATCCAGATCCTGTTTGCCGTGCCGGGCCTGGTGCTCGCCACCGTCTTCGTCACCTTCCCCTTCGTCGCCCGCGAGCTGATCCCCTTGATGCAGGAACAGGGATCGAGCGACGAGGAAGCAGCGCTTTCCTTGGGAGCATCCGGCTGGCAGACCTTCTGGCATGTGACGCTGCCCAACATCAAATGGGGGCTGCTTTACGGCGTGCTTTTGTGCAACGCCCGCGCCATGGGCGAGTTCGGCGCCGTCTCGGTGGTGTCGGGCCATATCCGCGGCGAGACCAACACCATGCCGTTGCAGGTGGAAATCCTCTATAATGAATACAACTTCGTCGCCGCCTTCGCGGTGGCGGCGTTGCTGGCGCTGCTGGCGCTGATCACCCTGATTTTGAAGACGGCGCTGGAGATCCGCTACAGCGCCGAGATCGCCGCCAGCCGCAGACACTGA
- a CDS encoding flavin reductase family protein gives MTIALAASPAFDAVVPTANAYGSITTPALKAAMRNFSGGVSVITAGIGEERTGATVTSATALAVDPPTMIVNINRTSSTWPVIERYRHFCVNLLSREQQRVAERFSGVDGAKGAARYDGAEWIRLASGASALAGALAAIDCEVEEIIERHSHAIILGRVVAITAGTGEPIVYHNGRYGGVQF, from the coding sequence ATGACAATCGCGCTTGCCGCTTCTCCCGCATTCGATGCCGTCGTTCCGACGGCCAATGCCTACGGGTCGATCACCACGCCGGCGCTGAAAGCAGCCATGCGCAACTTCTCAGGTGGCGTCTCCGTCATCACCGCAGGGATAGGCGAGGAGCGCACCGGCGCCACCGTGACCTCCGCCACAGCACTCGCCGTCGATCCGCCGACCATGATCGTCAACATCAACCGCACGTCCTCCACCTGGCCCGTTATCGAGCGCTACCGGCATTTCTGCGTCAACCTTCTGTCGCGCGAGCAGCAGAGGGTCGCCGAGCGCTTCTCCGGTGTCGACGGCGCCAAGGGTGCGGCCCGCTACGATGGCGCCGAATGGATCCGGCTTGCCAGCGGCGCATCGGCGCTTGCCGGCGCGCTCGCCGCCATCGATTGCGAGGTCGAGGAGATCATCGAGCGCCATAGCCATGCGATCATCCTCGGCCGGGTGGTGGCGATTACGGCCGGGACAGGCGAACCGATCGTCTACCACAACGGCCGCTACGGCGGCGTGCAGTTCTGA
- a CDS encoding FAD/NAD(P)-binding protein yields MTVHGLFAKMSPTEGAPKGKPHIAIVGRGFSGVMMAIALMKSVRAAFHVHLFDPQPTISGGQVLATAQSGEILNSRVRDLSVAAGQPEDFNDWLSANAEFRAAVPAAIPGFQQIFVPKSIFSDYVYQRFSEALTRRPDISMQLSCQAVLGLRKQANGRFLVVQENATVECDAVVLATGFGLRRGEMEVAEEEKPLVRARRLVVPRHTVLLGSGVRVVDRLLQLRDNGFAGEVTILSRHGFLPQPHTRLSAAPTFPVEPMPTRLGEIVRFVRQACAEAEAAGLGWQAAMNGLRRRARSLWQALPEEEKHRFNRHLRSIYDSHRNRLPAPLYLRLRQELASERTVLRKGWAGRRRPEGLMVRFAGESEETLLSADQVIDCRCSAPDLQAPLMQSLFSGSLAEPDELDLGIAVSPAGEVLAGGDPTPDLYAIGPLGVGSLPDIDLVPEIVTQTYAAARLIATRNRVTLKTG; encoded by the coding sequence ATGACTGTCCATGGATTGTTTGCCAAGATGTCTCCGACGGAAGGGGCCCCCAAGGGCAAGCCGCATATCGCCATCGTCGGCCGCGGTTTTTCCGGTGTAATGATGGCTATCGCCCTGATGAAGTCCGTGCGGGCCGCCTTTCACGTCCATCTCTTCGACCCGCAACCGACGATCAGCGGCGGCCAGGTGCTGGCCACCGCCCAGAGCGGCGAAATCCTCAACAGCCGCGTTCGTGATCTTTCAGTGGCCGCCGGTCAGCCCGAGGATTTCAATGATTGGCTCTCGGCCAATGCCGAGTTTCGCGCCGCCGTCCCGGCGGCCATTCCCGGCTTTCAGCAGATCTTCGTGCCGAAGAGCATCTTCAGCGACTATGTCTACCAGCGTTTCTCCGAGGCGCTGACGCGTCGTCCCGATATTTCGATGCAGCTCTCCTGTCAGGCGGTGCTTGGTCTACGCAAGCAGGCCAATGGGCGCTTTCTGGTAGTGCAGGAGAACGCGACGGTGGAATGCGACGCCGTTGTGTTGGCGACCGGATTTGGTTTGCGTCGCGGTGAGATGGAAGTTGCTGAAGAGGAAAAGCCGCTGGTGCGCGCGCGCCGTCTCGTCGTGCCGCGGCACACGGTGCTGCTCGGAAGTGGTGTTCGGGTGGTCGACCGCCTGCTGCAGCTTCGCGACAACGGCTTTGCCGGCGAGGTCACCATCCTCTCCCGTCACGGCTTCCTGCCGCAGCCGCATACGCGTCTTTCGGCAGCGCCGACCTTTCCGGTCGAGCCGATGCCGACACGGCTCGGCGAGATCGTTCGCTTCGTCCGGCAGGCCTGTGCCGAGGCTGAAGCGGCGGGGCTCGGCTGGCAGGCGGCCATGAACGGCCTGCGCCGCCGGGCGCGGTCGCTGTGGCAGGCGCTGCCCGAGGAAGAGAAACACCGCTTCAACAGGCACCTTCGCTCGATCTACGACAGCCACCGTAATCGCCTGCCGGCACCCCTCTACCTGCGTCTTCGGCAGGAGCTAGCGAGCGAGCGGACCGTGCTGCGTAAGGGCTGGGCCGGCCGGCGCCGTCCGGAAGGGTTGATGGTGCGCTTTGCGGGTGAAAGCGAGGAGACGCTGCTATCAGCCGATCAGGTGATCGATTGTCGCTGCTCGGCACCCGATCTTCAGGCGCCGTTGATGCAGAGCCTTTTTTCCGGCAGCCTTGCCGAGCCCGACGAACTCGATCTCGGCATAGCCGTCAGCCCGGCGGGCGAAGTGCTTGCTGGCGGAGATCCGACGCCCGATCTCTACGCCATCGGGCCGCTCGGCGTCGGCAGCCTGCCGGATATCGATCTCGTGCCGGAGATCGTCACGCAGACCTATGCCGCGGCGCGATTGATCGCGACCCGGAACCGGGTCACTCTGAAAACTGGCTGA
- a CDS encoding YciI family protein, with translation MPKFITIGYGDRAGYDRTAAVVRDAAHAHDARLQADGVLMGIAGAPVQVRNADAARVETKDGPFLSSPLPVAGFAVIEAADLDEAIALVSHTPCAVAHGVVEVWPLELP, from the coding sequence ATGCCGAAATTCATCACCATCGGATACGGCGATCGCGCCGGCTACGATCGCACGGCGGCAGTGGTGCGCGATGCGGCGCACGCGCATGACGCGCGGCTTCAGGCCGATGGCGTATTGATGGGAATTGCCGGCGCGCCGGTGCAGGTGCGCAATGCGGATGCGGCGCGGGTCGAAACCAAGGATGGGCCGTTCCTGTCATCCCCCTTGCCGGTGGCCGGTTTCGCGGTGATCGAAGCGGCCGATCTCGACGAAGCCATCGCCCTGGTGTCGCATACGCCCTGCGCCGTTGCCCACGGCGTGGTCGAAGTCTGGCCGCTTGAACTACCTTAA
- the tauA gene encoding taurine ABC transporter substrate-binding protein, whose translation MTIRRRTLLAASAAFLAASQLSLPAHADETTLTIGYQPIVEPSRVPQADGTYEKATGAKITWQKFDGGADVIAALASGSIDIGYVGSSPLAAAASRQIPLETIFVVGLISDAEALAVKGIDKPEELAGKKIATPFVSTAHYSLLTALKHWNVDSKSVEILNLRPPEIAAAWQRGDIDGAYVWDPVLSEIKKTATVLATSSDVAKWGGPTFDAWIVSKKFAEEHPEIVTGFVKVTGDAYADYRAKPEAWSAGSPQAEKIARLTGAKPDEVPNLLKGYYFPSLEEQASADLLGGATVKAIAQTSAFLLEQGKIPAVLPDYAPYVSARWAQEAAKLSF comes from the coding sequence ATGACGATCCGCAGACGCACCCTTCTTGCCGCCAGTGCCGCATTCTTGGCGGCGAGCCAACTCTCCCTTCCGGCCCATGCGGACGAAACCACGCTGACCATCGGCTACCAGCCCATCGTCGAGCCGTCGCGCGTCCCGCAGGCAGACGGGACCTATGAGAAGGCGACAGGCGCCAAGATCACCTGGCAGAAGTTCGACGGTGGGGCCGATGTCATTGCGGCCCTTGCGTCCGGGTCGATCGACATCGGCTATGTCGGATCCTCGCCGCTTGCAGCCGCCGCGAGCCGCCAGATCCCGCTCGAAACCATCTTCGTCGTCGGCCTGATCAGTGACGCCGAGGCGCTGGCGGTCAAGGGCATCGACAAGCCGGAGGAGCTTGCCGGCAAGAAGATCGCAACCCCCTTCGTCTCGACGGCGCATTACAGCCTGCTCACCGCCTTGAAACACTGGAATGTCGACTCGAAGTCGGTCGAGATCCTCAACCTCAGGCCGCCGGAGATCGCGGCCGCCTGGCAGCGCGGCGATATCGACGGCGCCTATGTCTGGGATCCGGTTCTCTCCGAAATCAAGAAGACTGCAACCGTGCTTGCGACATCGAGCGACGTCGCGAAATGGGGCGGACCGACCTTCGACGCCTGGATCGTCAGCAAGAAGTTTGCCGAAGAACATCCTGAAATCGTCACCGGATTCGTCAAGGTGACCGGCGACGCCTATGCCGATTATCGCGCCAAGCCGGAAGCCTGGAGCGCCGGATCGCCGCAGGCCGAGAAGATCGCACGGCTCACCGGCGCAAAGCCTGATGAAGTACCGAACCTGCTCAAGGGCTATTACTTCCCCTCGCTCGAAGAACAGGCGAGCGCCGATCTCCTCGGCGGCGCGACAGTCAAGGCGATCGCCCAGACCTCTGCCTTCCTGCTCGAACAGGGCAAGATCCCGGCAGTCCTCCCCGACTACGCGCCTTATGTTTCCGCCCGCTGGGCACAGGAAGCGGCAAAGCTCTCGTTCTGA
- a CDS encoding sulfurtransferase/chromate resistance protein has product MSSYLEISSEKFARLIGTPNCPALFDVRVDEDFDADPRLVPGSVRRDYRSVRDWADDVDKASAIIICQQGKKLSHGVAAWLRNASISADVLEGGFEAWVAGGNPAVPSSAIPERNAQGQTVWVTRARPKIDRIACPWLIRRFVDPHAVFLYVAPSEVEMVGERFGATPFDIDAPVRWSHRGERCTFDVMIEEFGLATAPLLRLATIVRAADTARLELAPEASGLLAASLGLSRMYADDLEQLDAGMLLYDAFYRCCRDATNETHNWPSAKKDA; this is encoded by the coding sequence ATGTCGTCATATCTCGAAATCTCATCGGAAAAATTCGCTCGCCTTATCGGAACGCCGAACTGTCCCGCACTGTTCGACGTTCGCGTCGACGAGGACTTCGACGCCGATCCACGTCTCGTCCCCGGATCCGTCCGGCGCGACTATCGCAGCGTGCGGGACTGGGCGGACGATGTCGACAAAGCATCGGCGATTATCATCTGCCAGCAGGGCAAGAAGCTCAGCCACGGCGTTGCCGCCTGGCTCCGCAATGCCAGCATCTCCGCCGATGTGCTCGAAGGAGGGTTCGAGGCCTGGGTCGCAGGCGGCAACCCCGCCGTGCCATCTTCGGCAATACCGGAACGGAATGCCCAAGGGCAGACGGTCTGGGTCACCCGGGCGCGGCCAAAGATCGACCGCATCGCCTGCCCCTGGCTGATCCGACGCTTCGTCGATCCGCATGCCGTTTTCCTTTATGTGGCGCCGTCGGAAGTGGAGATGGTCGGCGAGCGCTTCGGGGCGACACCGTTCGACATCGACGCGCCCGTGCGCTGGAGCCATCGCGGCGAACGCTGCACCTTCGACGTCATGATCGAGGAATTCGGGCTTGCCACCGCCCCGCTGTTGCGGCTCGCCACGATCGTGCGTGCGGCCGATACCGCGCGCCTCGAACTCGCGCCGGAGGCTTCGGGTCTACTTGCAGCCTCGCTCGGGCTCTCGCGCATGTATGCGGACGATCTGGAACAGCTGGACGCCGGTATGTTGCTCTACGACGCCTTCTATCGCTGTTGCCGCGATGCTACCAACGAGACCCACAACTGGCCTTCGGCCAAGAAGGACGCCTGA